The following are encoded in a window of Brevibacillus sp. DP1.3A genomic DNA:
- a CDS encoding DoxX family protein has product MQNRQNEIIIPENPVSHFLFTSTKSAALWLIIRLYVGYAWITAGWKKVQSDAWTGDAAGGAIQGFVKGSLAKAAEGKDVTGWYAWFLENMVLPNAKVFGFLVAWGEVLVGLGLILGCLTGIAAFFGGLMNVSFLFAGTVSTNPLLFVFATWLVLAWKVAGWYGLDRWALSYLGTPWTRKSRDGVLPMNK; this is encoded by the coding sequence ATGCAAAATCGTCAAAACGAAATTATTATTCCTGAAAATCCTGTTTCACACTTCCTGTTCACCAGCACAAAATCGGCTGCGCTCTGGTTGATCATCAGACTGTATGTCGGCTATGCATGGATTACTGCGGGATGGAAAAAAGTCCAGTCCGATGCCTGGACCGGAGATGCGGCTGGCGGCGCGATTCAAGGGTTCGTAAAAGGCTCCTTAGCAAAAGCAGCCGAAGGAAAGGACGTAACGGGGTGGTACGCCTGGTTCCTGGAAAATATGGTATTGCCAAATGCCAAGGTGTTCGGCTTCCTCGTTGCTTGGGGTGAGGTACTCGTCGGACTCGGCTTGATCCTCGGATGCCTGACAGGGATCGCAGCGTTTTTCGGCGGCTTGATGAACGTCAGCTTTCTGTTCGCAGGAACGGTCAGCACCAACCCACTCCTTTTTGTTTTTGCCACTTGGCTCGTTCTGGCTTGGAAGGTTGCAGGCTGGTATGGTCTTGATCGCTGGGCGCTTTCTTATCTCGGAACACCTTGGACGAGAAAATCGCGCGATGGTGTTTTGCCGATGAACAAGTAA
- a CDS encoding AAA family ATPase: MAENETYDLSPERQLTDAEKKLVWKKPSTHKVSEEEQRISKEIKRNWHRGEMKIANILVEGDAGSGKTQLAKALSANFGLPYTKVTCFADMDKSDIIGAILPVISSERLEKMEPAEQTVWKALYESDGFQSIAEILMDALGITQEQAALKMKQLLKLAAAENTDGEAIEYRFYPSEIVRAYQKGYLLEIQEPNVIRDAAVLMALNSALELDGSINLPTEIIRRHPDFIAVITTNRSYAGTRPLNEALRDRVQHTEKMDLPTKEIMIERVIAKTGFQDGKVLGILADMIMVLDRTARANAIKGVAGMRSFFYWADAIAGGASAKESLYHKVIYKITTDSEEIKLLEEALKNHGLFASLEDAEIELKKNENLTTP, encoded by the coding sequence ATGGCTGAAAATGAAACATATGATTTGTCACCCGAAAGACAGCTGACGGATGCAGAAAAAAAGCTTGTTTGGAAAAAGCCTTCCACTCATAAGGTTAGTGAAGAAGAACAGCGTATTAGTAAAGAAATCAAACGCAACTGGCATCGCGGAGAAATGAAAATCGCCAATATATTAGTAGAAGGTGACGCTGGTTCTGGTAAAACACAACTAGCCAAAGCATTATCGGCTAATTTCGGGCTACCGTATACGAAAGTGACTTGTTTTGCTGATATGGATAAATCGGATATTATTGGCGCTATTTTGCCGGTAATTTCTTCTGAACGTTTAGAGAAAATGGAGCCTGCCGAGCAAACGGTATGGAAAGCATTATATGAAAGTGATGGGTTTCAAAGCATAGCTGAAATTTTAATGGATGCACTGGGGATTACTCAGGAACAGGCAGCTTTAAAGATGAAGCAATTACTGAAGCTTGCAGCAGCGGAAAACACCGATGGCGAAGCGATTGAGTACCGATTTTACCCTTCGGAGATCGTCAGAGCCTATCAAAAGGGTTATCTATTGGAAATCCAAGAACCAAACGTTATTCGTGATGCTGCGGTGTTAATGGCATTAAACTCTGCCTTGGAGCTGGATGGCAGCATCAATCTTCCCACCGAGATCATACGCAGGCACCCAGACTTCATCGCAGTTATCACAACAAACCGCAGTTATGCGGGAACCAGACCGTTAAACGAAGCGCTGCGCGACAGGGTTCAGCATACGGAAAAGATGGACCTGCCGACCAAAGAAATCATGATAGAACGTGTCATAGCCAAAACCGGTTTTCAAGATGGAAAGGTGTTGGGGATTTTAGCGGACATGATTATGGTTTTAGACAGAACAGCGCGGGCCAATGCGATCAAGGGCGTGGCTGGAATGCGTTCCTTTTTCTACTGGGCAGATGCAATTGCCGGAGGAGCTTCCGCAAAAGAATCTCTTTATCATAAGGTCATCTACAAGATAACCACCGATTCGGAAGAAATAAAGCTTTTAGAAGAAGCACTAAAAAATCATGGTTTGTTTGCCAGCTTGGAAGATGCCGAGATTGAACTAAAAAAAAACGAAAATCTGACGACGCCATAG
- a CDS encoding peptide ABC transporter substrate-binding protein, with protein sequence MNKWLLGISTAVLLFSLSVGCSSKPADNIQSPPAETTAKPTTSEPMVLQWSITGEPSTMDAGIATDSTSMDMINLSFEGLTSVDRQGQMINAIAESYTHTPDFTHFTFTIRKDAKWSNGDPVTAHDFEYAIKRNLDPKTASGYAYQLFYIKGGEDFYSGKGKPEDVGVKAKDDYTLDFTLCSPTPFFRELTSFTTYYPLHKKTIESNPQWATEAKTIVGNGPFIMDTWEHKSKLTFSKSPTYWDSANVKLDQIHIVIIEDNNTALSMFENGDLDWGGYPSFGLSPDAVGQIKEEGKLLVADNPGTKAVIFNTEKPPFTNKKIRQAFSYSINRQQLVDNILQTGVPPAYGWVPVSMGLNPDGYFKEDVAMAKQLLAEGMKELGLTQFPKVTYYYDTGETDKKLAQALQDEWKKTLGVDIDIRTSEWKVFNEDVQNGKYDFGIWLWGADFNDPINFLEMYKDLGGNNVVRFDNKEYRDLLNKSYYETDEQKRKQLMFDAEKILMEEMPLAPLHFRGNAYVKNDKVKDFVIFPLGGSYFKYAYIEK encoded by the coding sequence ATGAACAAGTGGCTACTAGGCATTTCTACTGCTGTTTTGTTGTTTAGTCTCTCAGTCGGCTGTAGCTCGAAGCCCGCCGACAATATCCAATCCCCTCCAGCGGAAACAACAGCTAAGCCTACTACTTCAGAGCCAATGGTCTTGCAATGGAGCATCACCGGGGAGCCGTCTACGATGGATGCCGGCATTGCAACAGATTCGACCTCGATGGACATGATCAATCTCAGCTTCGAAGGACTGACCAGCGTCGACCGTCAAGGACAGATGATCAACGCCATCGCGGAGAGCTACACGCATACTCCTGACTTCACTCATTTTACTTTTACCATTCGAAAGGACGCCAAATGGAGCAATGGCGATCCTGTTACCGCTCACGATTTTGAGTACGCCATCAAACGCAATCTCGACCCCAAAACCGCTTCCGGCTACGCGTATCAGCTCTTCTATATCAAAGGGGGCGAGGACTTTTACTCCGGAAAAGGCAAGCCAGAAGACGTCGGGGTAAAGGCAAAGGATGACTACACATTAGATTTCACCTTGTGCTCACCAACACCGTTCTTCCGCGAATTGACCTCATTCACTACCTACTACCCACTTCATAAAAAGACCATCGAGAGCAACCCCCAGTGGGCAACAGAAGCCAAAACGATTGTCGGCAATGGCCCGTTTATCATGGATACGTGGGAGCACAAATCCAAGCTCACCTTCAGCAAAAGTCCTACTTATTGGGACAGCGCCAACGTCAAGCTAGATCAGATCCATATTGTCATCATCGAGGATAACAACACCGCCCTGTCCATGTTTGAAAATGGCGATCTGGATTGGGGAGGCTACCCTTCCTTTGGCTTGTCACCGGATGCGGTTGGTCAGATCAAGGAAGAAGGCAAGCTGCTCGTCGCAGATAACCCCGGAACCAAAGCCGTCATCTTCAATACAGAGAAGCCCCCTTTTACCAACAAAAAGATTCGCCAGGCGTTTTCGTATTCTATCAACCGACAGCAATTGGTAGATAACATCCTACAGACCGGTGTTCCGCCCGCTTATGGCTGGGTTCCCGTCTCCATGGGGTTGAATCCGGACGGCTACTTTAAAGAGGATGTGGCGATGGCCAAGCAGCTTTTGGCGGAAGGCATGAAAGAACTCGGGCTGACTCAATTCCCTAAAGTCACGTACTACTACGACACCGGAGAAACGGACAAGAAGCTGGCTCAAGCACTCCAGGACGAGTGGAAGAAAACATTAGGAGTCGACATTGACATTCGCACCTCAGAATGGAAAGTGTTCAACGAGGATGTCCAAAATGGCAAGTACGACTTCGGCATCTGGCTATGGGGAGCCGATTTCAACGACCCGATCAATTTCCTCGAAATGTACAAGGACTTGGGTGGCAACAACGTCGTTCGCTTCGACAACAAGGAATACCGCGATCTGCTCAATAAGAGCTACTATGAGACCGACGAGCAAAAACGCAAGCAACTGATGTTTGACGCCGAAAAAATTCTCATGGAAGAAATGCCGCTGGCACCACTGCATTTCCGCGGCAACGCTTATGTGAAAAACGACAAGGTGAAGGACTTTGTAATCTTCCCTCTCGGCGGTTCCTACTTTAAATACGCGTATATTGAAAAATAA
- a CDS encoding nitric oxide reductase activation protein NorD yields the protein MKKSADSDESSSRVSEDSTHMERSGLGEDGSPKYHQANPEFMSEEAKQKERDFRKKLNRDAREVISDSIHKKVKLIVHRPDYDEENQQEYVRLCQGLMPIVQEIARKTLPYLEHEISSDFARNRYYGSKFQADSVAYRDYKYFAKKRPPTESPSLVVGLRVDESASMSAYGRLEAAKRAVIAVYEYCQLCHIPILIYGDTADVSRLEQMSIFAYADFDKADANDRFRLMRIHARSNNRDGMALRIMAERLADSPQKTKLLISISDGQPKAMDDYTGSYAVTDMKQTIQEYERKGVTFLAAAIGQDKDVISEIYGNERFLDITNLHEFPAKLVRIIARYL from the coding sequence TTGAAAAAATCTGCCGATAGTGACGAAAGCTCTTCCCGTGTCTCTGAGGATTCTACCCATATGGAACGTTCAGGTTTGGGTGAAGATGGCTCTCCTAAGTATCATCAGGCAAATCCTGAATTCATGTCAGAGGAAGCGAAACAAAAGGAACGTGATTTCCGTAAAAAGCTGAATCGAGATGCAAGAGAGGTCATTTCCGATTCGATTCATAAAAAAGTAAAGCTCATTGTTCACCGTCCAGACTACGATGAGGAAAACCAACAGGAATATGTTCGGCTTTGTCAGGGGCTCATGCCTATCGTGCAAGAGATTGCCAGAAAGACACTTCCGTACCTGGAACATGAGATATCTTCCGACTTTGCGAGGAATCGTTACTATGGCAGCAAATTTCAAGCAGACAGCGTTGCTTACAGGGATTACAAGTATTTTGCCAAGAAGCGTCCTCCAACGGAATCCCCTTCTCTTGTGGTTGGTCTTAGGGTTGATGAATCCGCATCTATGTCAGCTTACGGGAGATTAGAAGCAGCAAAACGAGCAGTGATCGCGGTATATGAATATTGTCAGCTTTGTCATATCCCCATTTTGATCTACGGCGATACTGCGGATGTTTCCAGATTGGAGCAAATGTCGATCTTTGCCTATGCCGACTTCGATAAAGCGGATGCCAATGATCGCTTTAGGTTAATGAGAATTCATGCGAGAAGTAATAATCGCGATGGCATGGCTCTTAGAATTATGGCGGAACGATTAGCCGATTCCCCCCAAAAGACAAAACTGTTGATTAGCATAAGTGACGGACAACCAAAAGCAATGGATGACTATACGGGAAGTTACGCTGTTACAGATATGAAACAGACCATACAGGAATATGAACGAAAAGGAGTTACATTTCTTGCAGCCGCAATCGGTCAAGACAAGGATGTGATAAGTGAAATCTATGGGAATGAAAGATTTTTGGATATTACAAATTTACATGAGTTCCCTGCAAAGTTAGTTCGGATTATCGCTCGGTATTTATGA